In the genome of Entelurus aequoreus isolate RoL-2023_Sb linkage group LG15, RoL_Eaeq_v1.1, whole genome shotgun sequence, one region contains:
- the zic1 gene encoding zinc finger protein ZIC 1, which produces MLLDAGPQYPAIGVTTFGSARHHSAGEVSEREVALGINPFADAGMGAFKINHGAHDGGQAAFSAQAPGYAAAAALGHHHHHHHHHPGHVGSYSTFNSTRDFLFRNRGFGEAASGAQHSLFASGGFASGHSESAAAAHLLFPGLHDAQAAAGHASSNVHVNGQMRLGFTGDVYGREQYGHVSSPRSDYAPTQLHGYGAMNMNMAAAAAHHHGAGAFFRYMRQPIKQELICKWVEPEQLASPKKSCNKTFSTMHELVTHLTVEHVGGPEQTNHICFWEDCSREGKPFKAKYKLVNHIRVHTGEKPFPCPFPGCGKVFARSENLKIHKRTHTGEKPFKCEFDGCDRRFANSSDRKKHMHVHTSDKPYLCKMCDKSYTHPSSLRKHMKVHEASNPASQPSPAASSGYESSTPPTIVSPSGENQSGSSSSSSISPAAPAVHHTAGHGTLSSNFNEWYV; this is translated from the exons GGCGCCTTCAAGATCAACCACGGCGCGCACGACGGCGGCCAGGCGGCCTTCTCCGCGCAGGCGCCCGGCTACGCGGCGGCGGCCGCCCTgggccaccaccaccaccaccaccaccaccacccgggCCACGTGGGCTCCTACTCCACCTTCAACTCCACGCGGGACTTTCTGTTCAGGAACCGCGGCTTCGGCGAGGCGGCGAGCGGCGCGCAGCACAGCCTCTTCGCGTCCGGGGGCTTCGCGTCCGGCCACTCGGAGTCGGCGGCGGCGGCTCACCTGCTCTTCCCGGGGCTCCACGACGCGCAGGCGGCGGCGGGCCACGCCTCCTCCAACGTGCACGTCAACGGCCAGATGCGCCTGGGCTTCACCGGGGACGTCTACGGCCGCGAGCAGTACGGCCACGTGAGCAGCCCGCGCTCCGACTACGCGCCCACGCAGCTCCACGGCTACGGCGCCATGAACATGAACATGGCCGCCGCCGCCGCGCACCACCACGGCGCCGGCGCCTTCTTCCGCTACATGCGGCAGCCCATCAAGCAGGAGCTCATCTGCAAGTGGGTCGAGCCCGAACAACTCGCCAGCCCCAAGAAGTCCTGCAACAAGACCTTCAGCACCATGCACGAGCTGGTCACGCACCTCACCGTGGAGCACGTGGGCGGCCCCGAGCAGACCAACCACATCTGCTTCTGGGAGGACTGCTCCCGGGAGGGCAAGCCCTTCAAGGCCAAGTACAAGCTGGTCAACCACATCCGCGTCCACACCGGGGAGAAACCCTTCCCCTGTCCCTTCCCCGGCTGCGGGAAAGTCTTCGCGCGCTCGGAAAACCTGAAAATCCACAAAAGGACGCACACCG GAGAAAAACCCTTCAAGTGCGAGTTCGACGGCTGTGATCGACGCTTCGCCAACAGCAGCGACCGGAAGAAACACATGCACGTGCACACGTCCGACAAGCCCTACCTGTGCAAAATGTGCGACAAGTCCTACACGCACCCCAGCTCTCTGCGCAAACACATGAAG GTCCACGAAGCCAGCAACCCCGCGTCCCAGCCGTCCCCCGCCGCCAGCTCGGGCTACGAGTCGTCCACGCCGCCCACCATCGTGTCTCCGTCCGGGGAGAACCAGAGCGGGAGCAGCAGCAGCTCCTCCATATCCCCGGCGGCCCCCGCGGTGCACCACACGGCCGGCCACGGCACCCTCTCGTCCAATTTCAATGAATGGTAcgtgtaa